From Mucilaginibacter inviolabilis, a single genomic window includes:
- a CDS encoding sodium:solute symporter, with protein MSPGILLSFIIGYFLVLLVISWLTSKKSSDNDTFFVANRNSKWYLVAFGMIGTALSGVTFISVPGKVGAPSGDQFSYFQFVLGNAAGFIIIATVLLPLYYRLKLTSIYSYIEGALGTWSYKTAAGIFLISRVIGSAFRLYLVVIVLQKFIFDSYHIPFAVTVLICLLLIWSYTFKGGLKTIIITDSLQTFFLVLSVFLSIYFICQSLHMNIFEAANAIKDSSYSKIFFFNDFLSSKLHFTKAFLGGLFITVGMTGLDQDLMQKNLSLKNIKEAQKNMFSFTSVFVVINIFFLSVGALLWLYASKYGIHVDKTDYLYPTIALKYLGIVPAMVFMLGLTAATFATTDSALTALTTSFCVDFLNFNKKGDLNSKKMVGIRHGVHIAFSGLMFLTIVIFNAINNDAVVSAIFAVASYTYGPLLGLYSFGLFVSNRQVRDKLVPFICLISPAVCYFLSTESAKLLGGYVFSNELIIVNGLITFVGLLLTSTSKTKMATL; from the coding sequence ATGTCGCCCGGAATACTGCTTTCTTTTATTATCGGTTACTTTTTGGTGCTCCTGGTTATATCGTGGCTCACCTCTAAAAAATCATCGGATAATGATACTTTTTTTGTAGCCAACCGCAATTCTAAATGGTACCTGGTAGCATTCGGGATGATCGGTACGGCACTAAGTGGTGTTACCTTTATATCGGTACCAGGCAAAGTTGGCGCCCCTTCCGGCGATCAATTCTCTTACTTCCAGTTTGTATTGGGCAACGCTGCCGGCTTTATCATCATTGCTACCGTTCTACTGCCGTTGTACTACCGGCTTAAGCTTACCTCTATTTATAGTTATATAGAAGGCGCACTGGGTACCTGGAGCTATAAAACCGCGGCGGGCATATTCCTCATTAGCCGGGTTATTGGCTCCGCATTCAGGCTTTACCTGGTGGTTATTGTATTGCAAAAGTTTATTTTCGATAGTTACCATATTCCTTTCGCTGTCACGGTACTGATTTGTTTGCTCCTCATCTGGTCATACACCTTTAAAGGGGGCTTAAAAACCATCATTATTACCGATAGCTTGCAAACTTTTTTCCTGGTGCTGTCGGTATTCCTGTCGATATATTTTATTTGCCAAAGCCTGCACATGAATATATTTGAAGCTGCCAACGCCATCAAGGATAGCAGCTATTCCAAGATATTTTTCTTTAATGATTTTCTGAGCAGTAAGCTCCATTTTACTAAAGCTTTCCTGGGTGGTTTGTTCATTACCGTGGGCATGACTGGGCTTGACCAGGATTTGATGCAAAAGAACCTGAGCCTTAAAAATATCAAAGAGGCGCAGAAAAACATGTTCAGTTTTACCAGCGTGTTTGTGGTGATCAATATCTTCTTTTTAAGTGTGGGTGCTTTGCTTTGGTTATATGCCAGCAAATACGGCATCCATGTAGATAAAACCGACTACCTATACCCAACCATCGCGCTTAAATACCTGGGCATAGTACCGGCCATGGTATTTATGCTGGGCCTAACCGCCGCCACCTTTGCTACTACCGATTCAGCCCTTACAGCCCTCACCACCTCATTCTGTGTTGATTTTTTAAACTTCAATAAAAAAGGCGATCTCAACAGCAAAAAGATGGTAGGCATCAGGCATGGCGTTCACATCGCCTTTTCGGGATTGATGTTTTTAACCATTGTAATATTTAATGCTATTAATAATGATGCCGTGGTAAGCGCCATATTCGCGGTAGCTTCTTATACCTATGGGCCGCTACTAGGCCTTTATTCTTTTGGCCTGTTTGTGAGCAACCGGCAGGTACGCGATAAGCTGGTGCCTTTTATTTGTTTAATATCACCGGCGGTATGTTACTTTTTAAGCACCGAATCGGCCAAATTATTAGGCGGTTATGTTTTTAGCAATGAGCTGATCATTGTAAACGGATTAATTACTTTTGTGGGGTTGCTGCTTACCTCTACATCAAAAACCAAAATGGCAACGTTATAG
- a CDS encoding TIGR00730 family Rossman fold protein yields the protein MTGEEKIRQAFENKNWQEIKVTDSWQIFKIMAEFVDGFEKLAKIGPCVSIFGSARTHNDNRYYKLAEDTARLLTEHGYGVISGGGPGIMEAANKGAYEAGGKSVGLNIELPFEQFHNKYIDRDKILEFDYFFIRKVMFMKYSQGFIILPGGFGTMDESFEAITLIQTGKIARFPIIFVGVEYWKGLFNWVEEKMLAEQHNINPDDLNLYRVVDTAEEAVEHITRFYNKYVLKPNF from the coding sequence ATGACAGGCGAAGAAAAAATAAGACAAGCGTTTGAAAACAAAAACTGGCAGGAAATTAAAGTGACCGATTCCTGGCAGATATTTAAAATAATGGCCGAATTTGTTGACGGTTTTGAAAAACTGGCCAAAATAGGTCCTTGCGTATCCATATTCGGATCGGCACGTACCCATAATGATAACAGATACTATAAACTGGCCGAAGATACCGCACGCCTGCTTACCGAGCACGGATATGGTGTAATATCGGGCGGCGGACCGGGTATTATGGAAGCAGCTAATAAGGGTGCCTATGAGGCGGGCGGTAAATCGGTGGGCTTAAATATCGAACTGCCGTTTGAGCAATTTCATAACAAATACATCGACAGGGATAAGATACTGGAATTTGATTACTTCTTTATCCGCAAGGTAATGTTCATGAAATACTCGCAGGGCTTTATCATCCTGCCTGGAGGTTTCGGTACTATGGATGAATCGTTTGAGGCTATTACCCTGATACAAACCGGTAAAATTGCCCGTTTCCCTATTATTTTTGTTGGGGTAGAGTACTGGAAAGGCCTGTTTAACTGGGTAGAAGAAAAAATGCTGGCCGAACAGCATAACATTAACCCCGATGATTTGAACCTGTACCGGGTAGTTGATACTGCAGAAGAAGCCGTAGAGCACATTACCAGATTCTATAACAAATACGTACTAAAACCGAATTTTTAA
- a CDS encoding DUF502 domain-containing protein: MNRLAGALLRYFVKGLLVVVPIGAAFFLIYWAVSTIDKALNLSDVLWVDKEGKHVYIPGLGILNVLVVILIAGILVTNVITDPIKRWFNRWLNRLPLIKFLYSSIKDLTEAIVGEEKKFNEPVIVEVNEFGLKKIGFIVQKDLASLDLPGEVAVYFPYSYSFAGQVVIISATKVKHLDKNAADMMKFVISGGVSGLDH; this comes from the coding sequence ATGAACAGATTAGCGGGCGCTTTATTAAGGTATTTTGTAAAAGGGTTATTAGTGGTAGTACCCATAGGCGCGGCATTCTTTTTAATTTACTGGGCGGTATCAACTATTGATAAGGCATTGAATTTAAGCGATGTGCTTTGGGTTGATAAAGAAGGTAAGCACGTATACATTCCCGGTTTAGGTATTTTGAATGTGCTGGTAGTGATCCTGATAGCGGGAATACTGGTTACCAATGTGATCACCGATCCTATAAAACGCTGGTTTAACCGTTGGCTTAACCGCCTACCGCTCATTAAATTCCTGTATTCCTCTATTAAAGATTTGACCGAAGCTATTGTAGGGGAGGAGAAAAAATTCAACGAACCGGTTATTGTCGAAGTCAATGAATTCGGACTAAAGAAAATCGGATTTATTGTTCAAAAAGATCTGGCTTCCCTTGATCTTCCCGGGGAGGTAGCTGTTTATTTCCCGTATTCCTACTCTTTTGCGGGCCAGGTAGTGATCATATCCGCCACAAAAGTAAAGCATCTCGATAAAAACGCTGCCGACATGATGAAGTTTGTCATATCTGGTGGAGTAAGCGGCCTGGATCATTGA
- a CDS encoding Ig-like domain-containing protein gives MKHLITSLVFCLFIFQMAFAQKTDPNFITSDIDNFWTAYDQIVTTKDSAQQYAYLNQLFIEKGTPGLKAIMKARQYTPKSYIDAINQYPLFWNSIRANTLKARDFSNEIAVNVIKLKKLYPDLKPAQIYFTIGAFRTGGTTQGNMILIGSEIALTDKNTVKQEFSKNQSDTKTPAKTYPIDLLVFTNIHEYVHTQQKTTEGNYLLAQCVLEGVAEFVAVKATEQATTLPALYYAKDHYERIREVFSQQLFNPAYSFWLYSDAQNEFGVRDLGYYVGYAICEKYYNKAKDKKQAIKDMIELDYNDEPALSRFVDESGYLAKPVQALKSEYEKHRPTVTGIKEFKNNTTNIDTASTQITLLFSEEMNKHYRNFEFGPLGKSNLLKIKEFKGFSEDGRSITLIVELKPGQHYQILIGPGFRNKDGIPLKPYLVDFSTAGK, from the coding sequence ATGAAGCACCTTATTACCTCTCTTGTTTTTTGCCTGTTTATTTTTCAAATGGCATTTGCCCAGAAAACCGATCCAAACTTTATCACTTCGGATATCGATAACTTCTGGACAGCTTATGATCAAATTGTTACTACTAAAGACAGCGCACAACAGTATGCTTACCTCAATCAGCTTTTTATTGAAAAGGGTACGCCGGGCTTAAAAGCTATTATGAAGGCCAGGCAATACACCCCAAAATCATATATCGATGCCATTAACCAATACCCGTTGTTTTGGAATTCTATCCGGGCAAATACACTAAAGGCAAGAGATTTTTCAAATGAAATAGCTGTCAACGTAATAAAACTCAAAAAGCTTTATCCTGATTTAAAACCGGCACAGATCTATTTTACTATAGGCGCTTTCAGAACTGGCGGAACAACGCAAGGCAATATGATCCTCATTGGCAGCGAAATAGCCCTAACCGATAAAAATACGGTAAAACAGGAATTTTCTAAAAATCAGAGCGACACAAAAACTCCTGCAAAAACCTACCCTATTGATCTTTTAGTTTTTACCAACATACATGAATATGTGCACACGCAGCAAAAAACAACCGAGGGTAATTATTTATTAGCACAATGTGTATTGGAAGGCGTGGCGGAGTTTGTGGCCGTGAAAGCGACTGAGCAGGCTACTACCCTGCCTGCCCTATATTATGCCAAAGATCATTATGAAAGGATAAGAGAGGTATTTTCCCAACAACTGTTTAATCCAGCTTACAGCTTTTGGTTATATAGCGATGCGCAGAATGAGTTTGGCGTACGCGACCTGGGCTATTATGTGGGTTATGCCATCTGTGAAAAATATTACAACAAGGCAAAAGATAAAAAGCAGGCCATCAAGGATATGATTGAGCTGGATTATAATGATGAGCCGGCATTGAGCCGCTTTGTAGATGAGTCGGGCTATCTGGCTAAACCGGTTCAAGCACTCAAAAGTGAATATGAAAAGCACCGGCCTACAGTAACCGGCATTAAAGAGTTTAAAAACAACACCACAAACATTGATACTGCGAGCACACAAATAACGCTGCTTTTCTCTGAAGAGATGAACAAACACTACCGCAATTTTGAATTTGGCCCCTTAGGCAAAAGCAACTTGCTTAAAATTAAAGAATTTAAGGGTTTTTCAGAAGACGGCAGGTCGATCACTCTTATAGTCGAATTAAAACCTGGGCAGCATTATCAGATATTGATTGGCCCCGGATTCAGGAACAAGGATGGCATCCCGCTGAAACCTTATCTTGTTGATTTTAGTACGGCGGGTAAATAA
- a CDS encoding TCR/Tet family MFS transporter: MSTKVKPQAALGFIFVTLLIDIIGFGIIIPVLPKLIQHLIHGNLSDASRYGGWLAFAYAFMQFICAPLLGNLSDKYGRRPVLLASLLGFSIDYTFLAFAPSIGWLFVGRLIAGITGASFTTASAYIADISTPEKRAQNFGLIGAAFGLGFIIGPVLGGILGQYSTKLPFIAAAVLALINALYGFFILPESLSMDHRRKFEWKRANPVGSLMQLKKYPAISGLVVSLILIYIAAQAVQSTWTFFTMEKFSWNEAWVGYSLGFVGVMSALVQGLLIRITIPKLGQQKSIWIGLLFYSAGLFLFAFATKGWMMFAILVPYCLGGIAGPALQGLISQEVPPNEQGELQGGLTSLMSATTIIGPPMMTSLFAYFTSKGAPVQFAGAPFMMGGILMLLSTILVIRSFRTVKKHPVEEIKVESLP, from the coding sequence ATGAGTACTAAAGTTAAACCCCAGGCCGCCTTAGGATTTATTTTTGTTACCCTATTGATAGATATTATTGGCTTTGGCATCATCATACCCGTTTTACCCAAACTGATACAACACCTTATTCATGGTAATTTGAGCGATGCTTCGCGCTATGGAGGCTGGCTGGCCTTTGCCTATGCCTTTATGCAGTTTATTTGCGCCCCGTTGCTGGGTAACCTGAGCGACAAATATGGTCGACGCCCGGTACTGCTGGCATCTTTACTGGGCTTTAGCATCGATTATACCTTTCTGGCCTTTGCACCATCTATAGGCTGGCTATTTGTAGGCAGACTTATAGCCGGTATTACCGGGGCCAGTTTTACAACAGCCTCAGCTTACATAGCCGATATCAGCACACCCGAAAAACGCGCACAAAACTTCGGACTTATCGGCGCAGCCTTTGGTTTGGGCTTTATCATCGGCCCGGTATTGGGCGGTATACTTGGGCAATACAGCACTAAGCTACCTTTTATTGCCGCAGCAGTATTGGCACTCATTAATGCGCTATATGGTTTTTTTATTTTACCAGAATCATTATCAATGGATCATCGCCGCAAGTTTGAATGGAAAAGGGCAAACCCGGTGGGCTCCCTGATGCAGTTAAAAAAGTACCCGGCCATCAGTGGTTTAGTAGTATCATTGATCCTGATCTATATAGCTGCACAGGCGGTACAAAGCACCTGGACCTTTTTCACTATGGAAAAATTTAGCTGGAACGAGGCTTGGGTAGGCTATTCACTGGGTTTTGTTGGGGTGATGTCGGCATTGGTACAGGGCTTGCTTATTCGCATCACTATTCCTAAATTGGGGCAGCAAAAAAGTATCTGGATTGGTTTATTATTTTATAGTGCAGGTCTTTTTCTGTTTGCCTTTGCTACCAAAGGCTGGATGATGTTTGCCATACTGGTTCCTTATTGCCTGGGCGGTATTGCAGGCCCGGCACTACAAGGCCTGATTAGCCAGGAAGTGCCACCTAATGAACAGGGTGAATTACAGGGCGGCTTAACCAGCCTCATGAGCGCTACCACCATTATAGGTCCGCCAATGATGACCAGCCTGTTTGCTTACTTTACCAGCAAGGGCGCACCAGTACAATTTGCCGGGGCACCTTTTATGATGGGTGGTATACTGATGCTGTTAAGCACGATATTGGTGATACGAAGTTTCAGAACAGTTAAGAAGCATCCGGTAGAAGAAATAAAGGTAGAGTCGCTTCCATAA
- a CDS encoding glycoside hydrolase family 76 protein yields MNVQKTFFFVIWGACATLLSCSKARTIPPDTANTDAMGKQQQINVAKLSNSNDAIADLAYSAFDTACFNPNTNLYYSTTNKDGIAAIWTQAIYWDMAMDVYNRTHKPAQLARVNAMYQGGFNQYDGYNWNNTTTWFIYDDMMWWVMALARAHQLTGNAAYLQNAKAGFDRVWAGSYDPVDGGMFWDFNHSGKNSCINFPTVIGAMRLYNITHDQAYLTKAQSIYTWAKTNLTDAGTGEVYDNKIGSNPPGGQAYTYNAGTAIGAAYLLYKQSHDAAYLADAKRYADYVKNNLCTDGILPAEGDFNEQGVMKAIFADYMMQLVNEGGQTQYLDWIKQNLTTGWLNRDRARNLTYRNYAVTCPTGYIQSYEASSLVTFLQLFPKNVCLFPPGVTFYANTMYGGAATKPIPKGNYTLAQLQQYGFVDNWASSVSIPEGWTVTMYSDDNFQGTSWQLNADTPHFPNLTPTANDVVSSVKIQ; encoded by the coding sequence ATGAATGTACAAAAAACTTTCTTTTTTGTGATCTGGGGCGCGTGCGCCACTTTGCTGAGTTGTAGTAAAGCCAGGACTATCCCTCCGGATACTGCTAATACCGATGCCATGGGTAAACAACAGCAGATCAACGTAGCCAAGCTGTCCAACTCCAACGATGCCATTGCCGATCTGGCTTATTCGGCTTTTGACACAGCCTGTTTTAACCCCAATACAAATCTATATTACAGCACCACTAACAAGGATGGTATAGCTGCTATATGGACGCAGGCTATTTACTGGGATATGGCCATGGATGTGTATAACCGCACCCATAAACCAGCGCAACTAGCCCGTGTAAACGCCATGTACCAGGGTGGCTTTAACCAGTACGATGGCTATAACTGGAACAATACCACCACCTGGTTTATCTACGATGATATGATGTGGTGGGTAATGGCTCTGGCCCGCGCTCACCAGCTCACCGGTAACGCGGCTTACCTGCAAAATGCCAAGGCTGGTTTCGACCGGGTTTGGGCGGGCTCTTATGATCCGGTTGATGGCGGCATGTTTTGGGATTTTAACCATAGTGGTAAAAACTCCTGTATCAACTTTCCAACCGTTATAGGAGCTATGCGCCTGTACAATATCACCCATGACCAGGCCTATTTAACCAAAGCGCAATCCATTTATACCTGGGCTAAAACCAATCTTACAGATGCCGGCACTGGTGAGGTTTATGATAATAAGATAGGCAGCAACCCTCCGGGCGGACAGGCTTATACGTACAACGCCGGTACCGCCATTGGCGCTGCTTATTTACTTTATAAACAATCGCATGATGCCGCTTACCTGGCCGATGCTAAAAGATATGCTGATTATGTTAAAAATAACCTGTGTACCGATGGCATACTGCCTGCCGAAGGCGATTTTAACGAACAGGGTGTGATGAAAGCCATATTTGCCGATTACATGATGCAATTGGTTAACGAAGGAGGCCAAACCCAGTACCTGGACTGGATCAAACAAAACTTAACCACTGGCTGGCTCAACCGCGACAGGGCCCGCAACCTTACTTATCGAAATTATGCCGTGACTTGTCCGACTGGCTACATCCAATCGTACGAGGCCAGCAGCCTGGTTACCTTTTTGCAGTTGTTCCCCAAAAATGTTTGCCTGTTTCCGCCGGGAGTAACTTTTTATGCCAATACCATGTACGGTGGCGCCGCTACCAAGCCAATTCCTAAAGGGAACTACACTTTAGCACAGCTACAGCAGTATGGTTTTGTGGATAACTGGGCATCTTCGGTAAGCATACCCGAGGGTTGGACGGTAACCATGTACAGCGATGACAACTTCCAAGGTACCTCCTGGCAGCTTAATGCCGATACCCCGCATTTTCCTAACCTTACGCCAACGGCCAATGACGTGGTGTCGTCTGTTAAAATACAATAA
- a CDS encoding bifunctional UDP-N-acetylmuramoyl-tripeptide:D-alanyl-D-alanine ligase/alanine racemase — protein sequence MHNNQYTITEVKQIINAEGNIVNDSIVSTLLTDSRRISNAAEGLFFALSARRNGHEFVAEAYAAGVRNFVVKHGPEFNLPGANFLRVEDPLAALQALAAAHRCQFKLQVIGITGSNGKTIVKEWLYQLLTADKNIVRNPKSYNSQIGVPLSVWQINSRNDLGIFEAGISTVNEMEKLWTIIRPQIGVLTHIGSAHDEGFTNRRQKVQEKLLLFKRSKKLIYHYDDLLDYQKDIPVKETFTWSRKFKVADLYVFSETVISKKYYLRAYYQKKEIECLIPFSDQASVENAITCWATMLALGYSPAEVDRRIERLNPVSMRLELKNGINNCSVIDDTYNSDLQSLEIALNFLGQQNQHQKKTLILSDILQSGLQQDVLYCQVATLIGTQKIDRFIGVGPALMNNQTCFALPEQHFFADTSALVQQLKALNFKEETILIKGSRSFEFERVSSALTQKAHETIMEINLNTLLGNLNFYRSKLKPGVKVMAMVKAFSYGSGTFEVANMLQYNKADYLAVAYIDEGVALRQAGINLPLVVLNPEASAFDKLIEHKLQPVIYSFGLLDDFVSYSRDHGLSAYPVHLKIDTGMHRLGFEGFEIDMLCDMLEQNRYIRVESVFSHLAASEAAQHDEFTKTQIKRFEKAFKEIERTLGYKVIKHICNTAGIIRFPGAHYDMVRLGIGLYGIDSSVPTTDQALQPVARLKTSVAQVKKIGAGDTISYGRSGSLLKDGKIATVRIGYADGYLRAFGNGVGKMLVKGTLVPTVGNITMDMCMLDVSGLDVSEGDEVIIFDDKHRIEELAKQIGTIPYEILTNVSQRVKRVYFYE from the coding sequence ATGCATAACAATCAATACACCATCACCGAAGTTAAGCAGATCATTAATGCCGAAGGCAATATTGTAAACGACAGTATCGTAAGCACTCTGCTTACCGATAGTCGCCGGATTAGCAACGCGGCCGAAGGATTGTTTTTTGCGTTGAGCGCGCGCCGAAACGGGCACGAGTTTGTGGCCGAGGCCTACGCTGCAGGCGTTCGTAATTTTGTGGTTAAACACGGACCGGAGTTTAACCTGCCAGGAGCTAATTTTTTACGGGTAGAAGACCCTTTGGCTGCTTTACAGGCACTAGCCGCAGCTCATCGGTGCCAGTTTAAATTACAGGTGATTGGTATAACGGGGAGTAACGGTAAAACCATAGTGAAAGAATGGCTTTATCAATTGCTTACTGCTGATAAAAATATTGTACGTAATCCAAAAAGCTATAATTCACAAATTGGTGTGCCGCTATCGGTATGGCAGATCAATAGCCGTAACGATTTGGGGATTTTTGAAGCCGGTATTTCCACTGTAAACGAAATGGAAAAGCTCTGGACTATTATCAGGCCGCAGATAGGTGTGCTCACACATATTGGCTCGGCACATGACGAGGGTTTTACCAATAGGCGCCAAAAGGTGCAGGAAAAGCTTCTGCTCTTTAAAAGGAGTAAAAAATTGATTTATCATTACGATGATCTGTTAGATTATCAGAAAGACATTCCGGTGAAAGAAACTTTTACCTGGAGCCGCAAGTTTAAAGTAGCCGACTTGTATGTTTTTAGCGAGACGGTGATCTCCAAGAAATATTACCTGCGGGCTTACTATCAAAAAAAAGAGATCGAATGTTTGATCCCGTTTTCTGATCAGGCTTCGGTAGAAAATGCCATTACTTGTTGGGCTACTATGCTGGCCCTGGGTTATAGCCCGGCTGAGGTTGATAGACGGATTGAGCGCCTAAACCCGGTGAGCATGCGCCTGGAGTTGAAAAACGGCATCAACAATTGCTCGGTTATTGATGATACCTACAACTCCGATTTGCAATCGCTGGAGATAGCGCTCAATTTCCTGGGACAGCAAAATCAGCACCAAAAAAAAACGCTGATTCTGTCGGATATTTTGCAATCAGGCTTGCAGCAGGATGTGTTGTACTGCCAGGTAGCAACACTTATTGGTACACAAAAGATTGACAGGTTTATTGGTGTGGGCCCAGCGCTTATGAATAACCAAACTTGTTTTGCATTGCCCGAGCAGCATTTTTTTGCCGATACATCGGCGTTGGTGCAACAACTCAAAGCACTCAATTTTAAAGAAGAGACTATCCTGATCAAGGGTTCGCGTAGTTTTGAGTTTGAACGCGTTAGCAGCGCGCTTACACAAAAGGCGCATGAAACCATCATGGAGATCAACCTGAATACCTTATTGGGCAACCTTAACTTTTATCGCTCCAAACTAAAACCAGGCGTAAAAGTGATGGCCATGGTTAAAGCTTTCTCCTACGGCAGCGGCACCTTTGAGGTGGCTAATATGCTGCAATATAACAAGGCCGATTACCTCGCCGTAGCCTATATTGATGAAGGTGTGGCTCTGCGCCAGGCTGGTATCAACCTGCCTCTGGTGGTGCTTAACCCCGAAGCATCGGCATTTGATAAATTGATCGAACATAAACTACAGCCGGTGATTTACAGTTTTGGTTTGTTGGATGATTTTGTATCCTACAGTCGCGATCATGGTTTGTCGGCTTACCCAGTGCACCTCAAAATCGATACAGGCATGCACCGCCTGGGTTTTGAAGGTTTTGAAATAGATATGTTATGTGATATGCTGGAGCAGAACAGGTATATCCGTGTGGAATCGGTATTTTCGCACCTGGCGGCCAGTGAGGCCGCACAGCATGACGAATTTACTAAAACGCAGATCAAGCGTTTTGAAAAAGCTTTTAAAGAGATAGAAAGAACCTTGGGCTATAAGGTGATCAAGCATATTTGTAATACAGCTGGTATCATCCGTTTTCCGGGCGCTCATTATGATATGGTACGATTGGGTATTGGTTTATATGGTATCGATTCATCGGTACCTACCACTGATCAGGCTTTACAACCCGTGGCCCGCTTAAAAACCAGTGTTGCCCAGGTTAAAAAAATAGGGGCAGGCGATACCATTAGTTATGGTCGTAGCGGCAGCCTGTTAAAAGATGGCAAAATAGCCACCGTACGTATTGGCTATGCCGATGGCTACTTGCGTGCATTTGGTAACGGTGTGGGTAAAATGCTGGTAAAAGGTACATTAGTGCCTACAGTAGGCAATATTACAATGGATATGTGTATGCTGGATGTAAGCGGCCTGGATGTAAGCGAAGGCGACGAAGTGATCATCTTTGATGATAAACACCGTATCGAAGAATTAGCCAAACAAATAGGCACTATCCCCTATGAAATATTAACTAATGTTTCACAAAGGGTAAAAAGAGTGTATTTTTATGAATAG
- a CDS encoding TCR/Tet family MFS transporter: MTSKPKKKHSAALGFIFVTLFVDVLGLGVIIPVMPKLLETLGHIDVSTATQYSGYLTFTYASMQFLFSSVLGNLSDRYGRRPVLLSSLLGFGIDYIFMAFAPTIGWLFVGRTIAGITGASNSTATAYIADISTGKNRAANFGLVGAASGLGFIIGIGLGAYLGDLNVKYPFMAAAAFALINAAYGYFVLPESLALKNRRKFEWKKSNPISSLRNLGKYPALIGLVASFSLVYVAQKAVEYVLSFFLIEKFNWTLNSIGTLGIFIGVVLVAIQGGLIRYTIPKFGQEKNIVAGLLFYTIGLTLIAFANHGWLMYLYMIPYCLGGISGPALQGLITSTVSPKEQGELQGSLTSLTSVAVIIGPLLMSSVFHLFTHRNTTAYFPGAPYILGAVLMLISVFLAIRSFKKAQGLKPKEESLEQG; this comes from the coding sequence ATGACCTCCAAACCTAAAAAAAAGCACTCAGCAGCGCTGGGATTTATATTTGTTACCTTATTTGTTGATGTGCTTGGCCTTGGGGTTATTATACCGGTAATGCCTAAATTACTGGAAACATTGGGCCATATTGATGTAAGTACCGCCACGCAGTACAGCGGCTATCTTACATTTACTTATGCCTCTATGCAGTTCCTGTTTTCGTCGGTACTGGGTAATTTAAGCGATCGGTATGGGCGCAGACCGGTATTGCTAAGCTCATTGCTTGGTTTTGGTATCGATTATATTTTTATGGCCTTTGCCCCTACCATAGGTTGGCTTTTTGTTGGACGCACCATTGCAGGCATTACCGGCGCCAGCAATTCAACCGCTACAGCTTATATTGCCGACATCAGTACCGGGAAAAACCGGGCAGCCAACTTCGGGTTAGTAGGTGCAGCATCGGGACTTGGTTTTATCATTGGTATAGGTTTGGGAGCGTATCTGGGCGATCTTAACGTAAAATATCCATTTATGGCCGCTGCTGCTTTTGCTTTGATCAATGCGGCCTATGGTTATTTTGTACTGCCCGAGTCATTAGCACTTAAAAACCGCCGCAAATTTGAATGGAAAAAGTCAAACCCTATCAGCTCTTTACGTAATCTGGGCAAATACCCCGCGCTTATTGGATTGGTGGCTTCATTTTCACTTGTTTATGTAGCCCAAAAAGCGGTAGAATATGTTTTATCCTTTTTTCTGATAGAAAAATTTAACTGGACGCTTAACAGCATTGGCACCCTGGGTATTTTTATTGGTGTAGTGCTGGTGGCTATACAGGGTGGACTCATTCGGTACACTATCCCCAAATTCGGGCAAGAAAAAAACATAGTGGCCGGTTTGCTCTTTTACACCATTGGTTTAACGCTGATAGCCTTTGCAAACCACGGCTGGCTCATGTATCTGTATATGATACCCTATTGCCTGGGTGGTATATCCGGACCCGCCCTGCAGGGGTTGATTACCAGCACCGTATCACCCAAAGAACAAGGCGAACTGCAGGGTTCATTAACCAGCTTAACCAGCGTGGCTGTTATTATTGGCCCATTATTAATGAGTTCTGTGTTTCACCTGTTCACGCATCGCAATACTACAGCCTACTTCCCTGGCGCACCCTATATCCTGGGCGCCGTGTTAATGCTGATCAGTGTATTTTTGGCTATCAGAAGCTTTAAGAAAGCTCAAGGCTTAAAGCCGAAAGAAGAAAGCCTTGAACAGGGCTAA